Sequence from the Argopecten irradians isolate NY chromosome 12, Ai_NY, whole genome shotgun sequence genome:
TCTCAGTATGTAAACAACCATTAATGCAGAAGTCTATCCATTCAGTAGAACGACCTTAATGATCATGTACTAACCCCTATTCCAGTTTTTCCCTATAGTGTGATAAACCAGTGATATACTCGCTTATATAATATTCCagtatgtacaatatataatacataacaTGTATTACACCACCATTATATCAAATCTACCTGTATTACAGTATGTACACCGACCATTAATGATCATGTACTGTACCTCTATTTCCAGTATTGTTCTCACACCGAGCCCATTAATGATCGTGTACTGTACCTCTATTCCAGTATGTACACTGACCATTAATGATCATGTACTGTACCTCTATTCCAGTATGTACACTGACCATTAATGATCATGTACTGTACCTACTATTCCAGTATATACAATGACCATTAATGATCATGTACTGTACCTCTATTCCAGTATGTACATCCGACCATTAATGATCGTGTACTGTAACCATTCTATTTCAGTATGTACTCCGACCATTAATGATCGTGTACTGTACCTCTATCCCGTATGTACACCGACCATTAATGATCATGTACAGTAACCTCTATTCCAGTTATGTACACCGACCATTAATGATCGTGTACTGTACCTCTATTCCAGTATATACACACTGACCATTAATGATCAATTTTGGTATGTACTGTACCTCTATTCCAGTATATACAATGACATTAATGATCATGTACTGTACCTCTGTTCCAGTATGTACACTTGACCATTAATGATCGTGTACTGTACCCCACTATTCCAGTATGTACACTGACCATTAATGATCATGTACTGTACCTCTATTCCAGTATGTACACCTGACCATTAATGATCGTGTACTGTTCCTCTATTTCTGTACCTCTATTCCAGTTTATAGTACACCGACCATTAATGATCGTGTATTGTACCTTCTATTCCTGTATCTACAGAGACCATTAATGAACCATGTATTGTACCTCTATTCCAGTATGTTATACACACTACCATTAATGATCGTGTACTGTACTTCTATTCCAGTATGTACACTGACCATTAATGATCGTGTACTGTACCTCTATTCCAGTATGTACACCTACCATTAATGATCGTGTACTGTACCTCTATTCAGTTATGTACACTGACCATTAATGATCATGTACTGTACCTCTATTCCAGTATGTACACCGACCATTAATGATCGTGTACTGTACCTCTATTCCAGTATGTACACCGACCATTAATGATCATGTACTTTGTACCTCTATTCCAGTTATACACCGACCATTAATGATCGTTGTACTGTACCTCTATTCCAGTATGTACACCGACCATTAATGATCATGTACTGTACCTCTGTTCCAGTATATACACTGACCATTAATGATCATGTACTGTACCTCTGTTCCATTATGTACTGACCATTAATGTACCTCTATTCCAGTATGTACACCGACCATTAATGATCATGTACTGTACCTCCTATTGCCAGTATGTACACCGACCATTAATGATCGTGTACTGTACCTCTATTCCAGTATTGTACATGGCCATTAATGATCATGTACTGTACCTTCTATTCCAGTATGTACACCTGACCATTAATGATCATGTACTGTACCTCTATTCCAGTATGTATACACCGACCATTAATGATCATGTACTGTACCTCTATTCCAGTATGTACACCGACCATTAATGATCATGTACTGTACCTCTATTCCAGTATGTACACGACCATTAATGATCGTGTTACTGTACCCCTATTCCAGTATGTACACCGACCATTAATGATCATGTACTGTACCTATTCCTATTCCAGTATGATACACTGTACCTCTTTCcagtaatacatgaacattAATGATCATGTACTGTACCTCTATTCCAGTATGTACATGACCATTAATGATCATGTACTGTATCTCTATTCCAGTATGTACACCGACCATTTAATGATCATGTACTGTTACCTCTATTCCAGTATGTACACCGACCATTAATGATCATGTACTGTACCTCTATTCCAGTATGTACACCTACCATTAATGATCATGTACTGTACCTCTAGTTTCCCAGTATGTACACCGACCATTAATGATCATGTACTGTACCCTCTATTCCAGTATGTACACTACCATTAATGATCATGTACTGTACCTCTATTCCAGTATGTACACCGACCATTAATGAATCAGTGTACTGTACCTCTATTCCAGTATGTACACCGACCATTAATGATCGTGTACTGTACTTCTATTCCAGTATGTACACCGACCATTAATGATCGTGTACTGTACCTCTATTCCAGTATGTACACCGACCATTAATGATCATGTACTGTACCTCTATTCCAGTATGTACACCGACCATTAATGATCATGTACTGTACCTCTATTCCAGTATGTACACTGACCATTAATGATCGTGTACTGTACCCCTATTCCAGTATGTACACTGACCATTAATGATCGTGTACTGTACCCCTATTCCAGTATGTACACCTACCATTAATGATCATGTACTGTACCTCTATTCCAGTATGTACACCGACCATTAATGATCATGTACTGTACCTCTATTCCAGTATGTACACTGACCATTAATGATCATGTACTGTACCTCTATTCCAGTATGTACACTGACCATTAATGATCATGTACTGTACCTCTATTCCAGTATGTACACTGACCATTAATGATCATGTACTGTACCTCTATTCCAGTATGTACACTGACCATTAATGATCATGTACTGTACCTGTATTCCAGTATATACACCGACCATTAATGATCATGTACTGTACCTCTATTCCAGTATGTACACTGACCATTAATGATCGTTGTACTGTACTTCTATTTCCAGTATGTACACTGACCATTAATGATCATGTACTGTACCTCTATTCCAGTATGTACACCTGACCATTAATGATCATGTACTGTACCTCTATTCCAGTATATACACCGACCATTAATGATCATGTACTGTACCTCTATTCCAGTATGTACACTGACCATTAATGATCATGTACTGTACCTCTATTCCAGTATGTTACACCGACCATTAATGATCATGTACTGTACCTCTATTCCAGTATGTACACTGACCATTAATGATCATGTACTGTACCTCTATTCCAGTATGTACACCTGACCATTAATGATCATGTACTGTACCTCTATTCCAGTATGTACACTGAACATTAATGATCATGTACTGTACCTCTATTCCAGTATGTACACCTGACCATTAATGATCATGTACTGTACCCTATTCCAGTATGTACACCGACCATTAATGATCATGTACTGTACCTCTATTCCAGTTTGTACACTGACCATTAATGATCATGTACTGTACCCCTATTCCAGTATGTACACCTGACCATTAATGATCATGTACTGTACCTCTATTCCAGTATGTACACTGACCATTAATGATCGTGTACTGTACCCCTATTCCAGTATGTACACTGACCATTAATGATCGTGTACTATACCCCTATTCCAGTATGTACACTGACCATTAATGATCGTGTACTGTACCCCTATTCCAGTACGTACACTGACCATTAATGATCGTGTACTATACCCCTATTCCAGTATGTACACTGACCATTAATGATCATGTACTGTACCTCTATTCCAGTATGTACACCGACCATTAATGATCGTGTACTGTACCCCTATTCCAGTATGTACACTGACCATTAATGATCGTGTACTGTACCCCTATTCCAGTATGTACACCGACCATTAATGATCATGTACTGTACCTCTATTCCAGTATGTACACTGACCATTAATGATCATGTACTGTACCTCTATTCCAGTATGTACACTGACCATTAATGATCGTGTACTGTACCCCTATTCCAGTATGTACACTGACCATTAATGATCATGTACTGTACCTCTATTCCAGTATGTACACCGACCATTAATGATCATGTACTGTACCTCTATTCCAGTATGTACACTGACCATTAATGATCATGTACTGTACCTCTATTCCAGTATGTACACCGACCATTAATGATCATGTACTGTACCTCTATTCCAGTATGTACACCGACCATTAATGATCATGTACTGTACCTCTATTCCAGTATGTACACTGACCATTAATGATCATGTACTGTACCTCTATTCCAGTATGTACACCGACCATTAATGATCATGTACTGTACCTCTATTCCAGTATGTACACTGACCATTAATGATCATGTACTGTACCTCTATTCCAGTATGTACACTGACCATTAATGATCATGTACTGTACCTCTATTCCAGTATGTACACTGACCATTAATGATCATGTACTGTACCTCTATTCCAGTATGTACACCGACCATTAATGATCATGTACTGTACCTCTATTCCAGTATGTACACCGACCATTAATGATCGTGTACTGTACCTCTATTCCAGTATGTACACCGACCATTAATGATCATGTACTGTACCTCTATTCCAGTATGTACACCGACCATTAATGATCATGTACTGTACCTCTATTCCAGTATGTACACCGACCATTAATGATCATGTACTGTACCTCTATTCCAGTATGTACACCGACCATTAATGATCATGTACTGTACCTCTATTCCAGTATGTACACCGACCATTAATGATCATGTACTGTACCTCTATTCCAGTATGTACACCGACCATTAATGATCATGTACTGTACCTCTATTCCAGTATGTACACCTGACCATTAATGATCATGTACTGTACCTCTATTCCAGTATGTACACCGACCATTAATGATCATGTACTGTACCCTCTATTCCAGTATGTACACCGACCATTAATGATCATGTACTGTACCTCTATTCCAGTATGTACACCGACCATTAATGATCATGTACTGTACCTCTATTCCAGTATGTACACCGACCATTAATGATCATGTACTGTACCTCTATTTCAGTATGTACACCTACCATTAATGATCATGTACTGTACCTCTATTCCAGTATGTACACCGACCATTAATGATCATGTACTGTACCTCTATTCCAGTATGTACACCGACCATTAATGATCATGTACTGTACCTCTATTCCAGTATGTACACCGACCATTAATGATCATGTACTGTACCTCTATTCCAGTATGTACACCGACCATTAATGATCATGTACTGTACCTCTATTTCAGTATGTACACCGACCATTAATGATCATGCACTGTACCTCTATTCCAGTATGTACACCTGACCATTAATGATCATGTACTGTACCTCTATTCCAGTATGTACACCGACCATTAATGATCATGTACTGTACCTCTATTCAGTATGTACACCGACCATTAATGATCATGTACTGTACCTCTATTTCAGTATGTACACCGACCATTAATGATCATGTACTGTACCTCTATTCCAGTATGTACACCGACCATTAATGATCATGTACTGTACCTCTATTCCAGTATGTACACTGACCATTAATGATCATGTACTGTACCTCTATTCCAGTATGTACACCGACCATTAATGATCATGTACTGTACCTCTATTCCAGTATGTACACCGACCATTAATGATCATGTACACTGTACCTCTATTCCAGTATGTACACTGACCATTAATGATCATGTACTGTACCTCTATTCCAGTATGTACCATTAATGATCATGACTGTACTCTATTCCAGTATGTACACCGACCATTAATGATCATGTACTGTACCTCTATTCCAGTATGTACACCGACCATTAATGATCATGTACTGTACCTCTATTCCAGTATGTACACCGACCATTAATGATCATGTACTGTACCTCTATTCCAGTATGTACACCGACCATTAATGATCATGTACTGTACCTCTATTCCAGTATGTACACCGACCATTAATGATCATGTACTGTACCTCTATTCCAGTATGTACACCGACCATTAATGATCATGTACTGTACCTCTATTCCAGTATGTACACTGACCATTAATGATCATGTACTGTACCCCTATTCCAGTATGTACACCGACCATTAATGATCATGTACTGTACCTCTATTCCAGTATGTACACTGACCATTAATGATCTTACTGTACCTCTATTCAGTATGTACACCGACCATTAATGATCATGTACTGTACCTCTATTCAGTATGTACACTGACCATTAATGATCATGTACTGTACCTCTATTCCAGTATGTACACTGACCATTAATGATCATGTACTGTACCTCTATTTCAGTATGTACACTGACCATTAATGATCATGTACTGTACCTCTATTCCAGTATGTACACTGACCATTAATGATCATGCACTGTACCTCTATTCCAGTATGTACACTGACCATTAATGATCATGTACTGTACCTCTATTCCAGTATGTACACTGACCATTAATGATCATGTACTGTACCTCTATTCCAGTATGTACACTGACCATTAATGATCATGTACTGTACCTCTATTCCAGTATGTACACTGACCATTAATGATCATGTACTGTACCTCTATTCCAGTATGTACACTGACCATTAATGATCATATACTGTACCTCTATTCAGTATGTACACTGACCATTAATGATTATGTACTGTACCTCTATTTCAGTATGTACACCGACCATTAATGATCATGTACTGTACCTCTATTCCAGTATGTACACTGACCATTAATGATCATGTACTGTACCTCTATTCCAGTATGTACACTGACCATTAATGATCATGTACTGTACCTCTATTCCAGTATGTACACTGACCATTAATGATCGTGTACTGTACCCCTATTCCAGTATGTACACTGACCATTAATGATCGTGTACTGTACCTCTATTCCAGTATGTACACCGACCATTAATGATCATGTACTGTACCTCTATTTCAGTATGTACACCTACCATTAATGATCATGTACTGTACCTCTATTCCAGTATGTACACCTACCATTACTGATCATGTACTGTACCTCTATTCCAGTATGTACACCTACCATTAATGAAGATGTACTGTACCTCTTATAATCAGTTTTGTCCATCATACATGTTGTTAACACTTTCAATTCATAAATATCCCAATATATTTAATGGAGAAAAATATTGCCACAGGCTCTTTCAGACTCCAGTTAAAAGcatttgctgaaaaaaatattttcacttaaacaaaatgaaatacaacTGGGCATAGATTCATAATATATTAAGATAGAGCCAGCAATGGCGACCGTCGGTCCTTACTACAGATACGCAAGACCGTGCGtggtaaaattattttttgatagAAAATGGAATTTTATTGGATTTCTAATGCTTTCCCTGATATCATTTCTAACTATATACACGAGAAAAGGAATCGAGCCAAAGCCAGAAGGTATGTAATTTAATGAGAAAAAGAAGTAAGTACCATATGATACACTTACTCGGTGTGTAACATTGCCATTTAAGGAATCgcattataacattatataatttcTTTTTAGACTGGTATGAAGAAAGGTTGTCTGGCAGGATACGTGTCGTTGAAAACGGACGATTGGTGAGTAATCTGTGTTATATCAGGAATCAAAAGTTTTTATATGTACCTCTGCAAAtacttttgaaatgaaaatacatcTCACATTtatcatatgtttatacatCTTACGATAGAAACAATCTGAATCTATTAAAAAGTGTCTGATTCATTGATAgtttcttaatatatattttcaaatcgCATAATTCCGCTTCATTGACAAAAGTATGTTTCACATCAGTAAAACAAGATAGACTTCACGACATCAACATTTTACATAATCCTGCTGCCAATTTATTTTAGGCAAGAAAAGAAACAACTGCTACCGCAGAAAGTGACAACATAGGAAGAATTCAACATCTCCGTAAGGAATGCAAACGTCACCAATTTCACAATGGAACGAAACTTGACCACCTTCGAAATCTCATTGTAGAcgaaaaatatcaaatggttTTTTGTTTCATTCCAAAAATTGCCTGCTCACAATGGAAAACTATTTTCATAACACTAGCAGGCAAAGTAAACAGCAGTTTGTTAAATTTCGGAAATGTTCACAAGAAGTACCACTCAAACATGAACTTTCTGCATAAATATCCCTCGAGGAAACAAAGTCGTATTCTTGAAGATTATAAAAAGTACATCGTTGTTAGGAATCCATTTGAACGGCTTCTATCAGCTTACAGGAATAAGTTTGCGGGTAAAGGATTCCATGAATTCCGAGAAGAAGGAAAAGAAATTATAAAACGTTTCAGAAAAAATGCTACCCGTGAGTCTTTAGAAAAAGGAAATGACGTGAGTTTTTTGGAATTTGTTCAGTTTCTTACTGACGAAGAAACTGAGAATCTTAACGATCACTGGGAGAAATACAACACGCTGTGTCACCCATGTACCGTTCGCTACGACTTCATCGGAAAATATGAAACGATTAGTCGGGATGCTGATTTTATCCTAAGGGACATCGGAGCACCTCCTGAAATTCAGTTTCCTAAAAGATCGGACAAATACACGACTGAGGAAACAAGAAACACATTTGAGAAGTATTATTCGCAGATTCCGGGCGAATACATAGTAAAACTATGGAATATGTATAGACTGGATTTTGAATTATTTGGTTATTCGCTGTCGGATAGTTTTACAATGACACCTCACAGCTAGTTTGTTATCACGGTCAAGTGGTTGTCTCAGTACAAGCAGAACTGCCTCGGTTAAGATGTTATCTCAGTACAAGCAGAACTGCCTCGGTTAAGATGTTATCTCAGTACAAGTAGAACTGTCACGGTCAAGTGGTTGTCTCAGTACAAGCAGAACTGTCACGGTCAAGTGGTTGTCTCAGTACAAGCAGAACTGTCACGGTCAAGTGGTTGTCTCAGTACAAGCAGAACTGTCACGGTCAAGTGGTTGTCTCAGTACAAGCAGAACTCCCTCGGTTAAGATGTTATCTCAGTACAAGTAGAACTGTCACGGTCAAGTGGTTGTCTCAGTACAAGCAGAACTGTCACGGTCAAGTGGTTGTCTCAGTACAAGCAGAACTGCCTCGGTTAAGATGTTATCTCAGTACAAGCAGAACTGCCTCGGTTAAGATGTTATCTCAGTACAAGTAGAACTGTCACGGTCAAGTTGTCTCAGTACAAGTAGAACTGTCACGGTCAAGTTGTCTCAGTACTTGCCTTTACATCATCCCCAGGAACAtgtcataacaaaactgaaTACACAGTAATTtgatcatttgatgtacatctaGCGGCTTTTCTGTCACTTCTAAAGTATACTTTTTACCGATCTAGACTGCTTAtcactatatatttacatttccgttttctctttgctatatacACACACCGGcacactgacttccgcaagtagtgtgaatCTGTATGACAAATATTCAATATACTGCATGTACAAAAGGTATGAATGTGATGTAAAtcttttattatatatcatcttttattatatatcagcaaatgaaatatttaacaaatattgtataaatgggatgaaaaaagaTTAAGTTAATGTGGAACTAAATTTTGTGTGCTCTCTTAATTTGACAACATATCacgccaaattgaagccagctgttccgAGATTCCATCAAATGACCGGTTGTTCCAACAATCGTATAAATTGTTATATTGAAAAAACccagagttttattttatttgaacacttaACTTTTAATGAAAGATCgttcgaaatgtaaatataaggattccTTAAATGGACACACTGGTTGgtctaaatgtatatataccatatgAATTACCATGTTTTGCTGTGAGTTATCGTTAATTTCATTGGGCTGTTACAAGTAATTGGTTTTAGGGTGACCTTACTGAGGAAGTCAAACGTGGAGGAACTCTTTCTGATgccttttaaaaaaatattctatcGACGTAAAGGTACCCAGTAGATAGTTGTGATAATACACTATTGCACGGACAAACAGCCCAGGGCAATGTATGGTGAGAGGGTCTGTGCTAGGCACACTGGTTTTAAATGTGAATATTCGGTTTTAGTGATATAAAGGTACTTGATGtgcttttaaaattttaaaattaaaaattgggAAAGGAATTTATATTAGCTCTTAGCTTGTTTTCCGATCCcgaaatgtatatatttactgtattatatgtatcattatatgaataaaatactgtttaaactaaaatCTAATGAAAGCGTTCATAGGACCATCAGTTAGTCATGATTTTGAAATTGTATAAAGTAAACATACACTATGGATGTATTTTATTGCTATGCCCGAATAATTGTATTTCTGACGGCGTATTTTCAAACCCACTTATTCGATTGATTTGGACATCTTCCTGACTACCACATCTAATTAAAGTCTGATATactagagttacttcccttcgtttcagtACTGATGAAGAGTTATACACTGTAGATCTGAGAGACAAGGAAGATTAGATAGATAGGTTTCATAGAAGGGAAgaaccaactaaatgaaaaataaaccattttttaTTGAGAGTTCATTAAACGAGTTCTTGCATACACACTTTTGAGGCTGCACTGAGAAACATGCTTATATAATACGAAGTTTAATAAACTTTATGTGTAATTATTGCCCTGattatcagatccctgtggtatatacatgtaatatacgtGTTGCTTATTACGTCATATGACCCTTTTATAACCCTTTCAATTTATTCATGTGTTATGAATGAAGTATAGACCAGTTACTTACATAATGCGTCTTAAATAAAAAGTTACAGAAATCGCATTATCATGTTCGCGATAGGCAGTTGACATGTTGATTTGAccgttgtcagtgtaatatGGTGTATTGTTTGATGTTTTCGGCGATATGCTATGAACAG
This genomic interval carries:
- the LOC138304745 gene encoding carbohydrate sulfotransferase 14-like; this encodes MVFCFIPKIACSQWKTIFITLAGKVNSSLLNFGNVHKKYHSNMNFLHKYPSRKQSRILEDYKKYIVVRNPFERLLSAYRNKFAGKGFHEFREEGKEIIKRFRKNATRESLEKGNDVSFLEFVQFLTDEETENLNDHWEKYNTLCHPCTVRYDFIGKYETISRDADFILRDIGAPPEIQFPKRSDKYTTEETRNTFEKYYSQIPGEYIVKLWNMYRLDFELFGYSLSDSFTMTPHS